A part of Vulpes lagopus strain Blue_001 chromosome 4, ASM1834538v1, whole genome shotgun sequence genomic DNA contains:
- the SMIM19 gene encoding small integral membrane protein 19 isoform X1, whose amino-acid sequence MTKAEVVQVRSVPGSLACGPDSGGKRPARSSLAARRLGSQQRTQTSSVSEDRKRKSQECCESCCKELPMPGGYGVMGDDGSMDYSVHEAWNEATNVYLVVILVSFVLFMYAKRPCDPWNSWPIGSLDSGVAERGLHISSPIHLQPCGHTCTASYFVVKARTLEPRKHLTETKEISSLLLTSF is encoded by the exons ATGACGAAGGCAGAGGTCGTGCAGGTCCGTTCGGTGCCCGGGTCCCTCGCGTGCGGCCCCGACTCGGGGGGAAAGCGCCCCGCGCGGAGCAGCCTGGCCGCGCGCCGCCTCGGGAGCCAGCAGC GAACCCAAACCTCCAGTGTTTCAgaggacagaaaaaggaaatcacaAGAATGCTGTGAATCGTGTTGTAAGGAACT ccCCATGCCTGGAGGTTACGGGGTGATGGGTGACGATGGCTCTATGGATTACAGTGTTCATGAGGCCTGGAACGAAGCCACCAATGTTTACTTGGTAGTGATTCTTGTTAGCTTTGTTCTCTTCATGTATGCCAAGAG GCCGTGTGACCCCTGGAACAGCTGGCCCATTGGCAGCCTGGACTCAGGGGTGGCTGAGAGAGGGCTCCATATATCATCCCCCATCCACTTGCAG CCCTGTGGCCATACATGTACAGCGTCATACTTTGTAGTGAAAGCAAGAACACTTGAGCCAAGAAAGCATCtcacagaaacaaaagagataagCTCATTGTTACTTACATCCTTTTAA
- the SMIM19 gene encoding small integral membrane protein 19 isoform X4, whose amino-acid sequence MNFVRNRSKKLTWLRSIQVLENSPMPGGYGVMGDDGSMDYSVHEAWNEATNVYLVVILVSFVLFMYAKRPCDPWNSWPIGSLDSGVAERGLHISSPIHLQPCGHTCTASYFVVKARTLEPRKHLTETKEISSLLLTSF is encoded by the exons ATGAATTTTGTGAGAAATCGAAGCAAGAAATTAACCTGGCTCAGATCCATTCAGGTATTAGAAAACAG ccCCATGCCTGGAGGTTACGGGGTGATGGGTGACGATGGCTCTATGGATTACAGTGTTCATGAGGCCTGGAACGAAGCCACCAATGTTTACTTGGTAGTGATTCTTGTTAGCTTTGTTCTCTTCATGTATGCCAAGAG GCCGTGTGACCCCTGGAACAGCTGGCCCATTGGCAGCCTGGACTCAGGGGTGGCTGAGAGAGGGCTCCATATATCATCCCCCATCCACTTGCAG CCCTGTGGCCATACATGTACAGCGTCATACTTTGTAGTGAAAGCAAGAACACTTGAGCCAAGAAAGCATCtcacagaaacaaaagagataagCTCATTGTTACTTACATCCTTTTAA
- the SMIM19 gene encoding small integral membrane protein 19 isoform X3: protein MTKAEVVQVRSVPGSLACGPDSGGKRPARSSLAARRLGSQQRTQTSSVSEDRKRKSQECCESCCKELPMPGGYGVMGDDGSMDYSVHEAWNEATNVYLVVILVSFVLFMYAKRPCDPWNSWPIGSLDSGVAERGLHISSPIHLQE from the exons ATGACGAAGGCAGAGGTCGTGCAGGTCCGTTCGGTGCCCGGGTCCCTCGCGTGCGGCCCCGACTCGGGGGGAAAGCGCCCCGCGCGGAGCAGCCTGGCCGCGCGCCGCCTCGGGAGCCAGCAGC GAACCCAAACCTCCAGTGTTTCAgaggacagaaaaaggaaatcacaAGAATGCTGTGAATCGTGTTGTAAGGAACT ccCCATGCCTGGAGGTTACGGGGTGATGGGTGACGATGGCTCTATGGATTACAGTGTTCATGAGGCCTGGAACGAAGCCACCAATGTTTACTTGGTAGTGATTCTTGTTAGCTTTGTTCTCTTCATGTATGCCAAGAG GCCGTGTGACCCCTGGAACAGCTGGCCCATTGGCAGCCTGGACTCAGGGGTGGCTGAGAGAGGGCTCCATATATCATCCCCCATCCACTTGCAG gaataa
- the SMIM19 gene encoding small integral membrane protein 19 isoform X5 codes for MPGGYGVMGDDGSMDYSVHEAWNEATNVYLVVILVSFVLFMYAKRPCDPWNSWPIGSLDSGVAERGLHISSPIHLQPCGHTCTASYFVVKARTLEPRKHLTETKEISSLLLTSF; via the exons ATGCCTGGAGGTTACGGGGTGATGGGTGACGATGGCTCTATGGATTACAGTGTTCATGAGGCCTGGAACGAAGCCACCAATGTTTACTTGGTAGTGATTCTTGTTAGCTTTGTTCTCTTCATGTATGCCAAGAG GCCGTGTGACCCCTGGAACAGCTGGCCCATTGGCAGCCTGGACTCAGGGGTGGCTGAGAGAGGGCTCCATATATCATCCCCCATCCACTTGCAG CCCTGTGGCCATACATGTACAGCGTCATACTTTGTAGTGAAAGCAAGAACACTTGAGCCAAGAAAGCATCtcacagaaacaaaagagataagCTCATTGTTACTTACATCCTTTTAA
- the SMIM19 gene encoding small integral membrane protein 19 isoform X2, which yields MPGGYGVMGDDGSMDYSVHEAWNEATNVYLVVILVSFVLFMYAKRNKRKIMRIFSVPPTAETLSETSFYDTISKIRLRQQLEMYSISRKYDYQQPQNQADSVQLSLE from the exons ATGCCTGGAGGTTACGGGGTGATGGGTGACGATGGCTCTATGGATTACAGTGTTCATGAGGCCTGGAACGAAGCCACCAATGTTTACTTGGTAGTGATTCTTGTTAGCTTTGTTCTCTTCATGTATGCCAAGAG gaataaaaggaaaattatgagaATATTCAGTGTTCCACCTACAGCAGAAACTTTATCAGAGACCAGCTTTTATGATACAATAAGCAAAATTCGTTTAAGACAGCAACTGGAAATGTACTCCATTT caaGGAAGTATGACTATCAGCAGCCACAAAACCAAGCTGACAGTGTGCAACTCTCATTGGAATGA